The Ignavibacteriota bacterium region ACCGGGTTCGGGCTCGTTCGTTTCGATGGCATCGCATTCAGGACCTACAGCAGTGCCACGACGCCGTTGTTCCGTGGACAGCAGGTGACCGCGATCCACGAGGATGCCCGGGGGCGCATCTGGATCGGCCTCCTCAGTGGCGGACTCGTGATCTACGACCGGGGACACTTCTCCAGTCCGGCCTTCGCTGATACGATCGCGTATGAATCCGTGCACGGCATCTTTGCCGACAGTGCCGGCAACACGTATCTGTGTACATCGCTCGGCACCTTCGTCGAGCGGGATGGCAAAGCCACGCTCCTCCCCGGCCTCCCCGAGCAACCCCGTGCAGGTTTCACCGCGCCGGATGGCACGGTCTATTTCAACGCCCTGTCGCTCGTCCGCTATGATGCGCAGAACGATACAGGTGTCACGATCGTTCCCGGTGCCGGCGAGGTCCATGCCCTCGCGGATATCATTCTGGAGAAGGACCATCGCTTCCTTGCCTCCCGGCTCGGCCAGATCCAGCGCTACCGGATGAACCCTGACGGCCCGGCTTCTCTTGAAGAAACGTTCCGAACGCCGGGAGCCCTCCGGTTGCTCAAGGATGGTGACGAAGGGTACTTTGTCGGCACGATCGGGTACGGGGTCATCTACTTCGACGGCAAGCACTTCTCGTACCCTCACGGATTGGGGGTGCGACGCGGGGCCGGACGACAGACCCACGCACTCATGTGGGGTGCAGAAGGAAGCCTCTGGGCAACCACCAGCGGAGGGCTCTACAGATTTTCGCGGACGTTCTTCACCATCCTCGGCACGGATGCGGGGCTGACCACAGAGTATTCGTGGTTGGTCCATCTCCAGAAGCGGGGGGTCCTCTGGATCGGCGTCGGCACCGAAGGCACGTACCGATACGAAGGCAACGCGGCCCGCCTGATGAAGAAGAAGGACGGCATGCCGAGCGATCACATCACAGAACTGTTCGAGAGCTCGGATGGCACGATGTGGTTCGGAGGCCCGAACGGTGAACTCGGTTCGTCTACCGCCGGAGGGGGGATACGCCACTATCCCGCTGTTGCCACCTCCGGCCTTGGCCGGGTGCAGTCGATCAGTGAGGACTTCGACCACCGCATCTGGATCGGGACCCGCAAGGGGTTCTACACATTCGAAAGAGGGAAAGCATCACCGTTCATCCTTGCCAACGGGGGAGGCCGTGCCCGGCGTACGATGCGTCACGCACATGCCCGACGGATCGATCTGGTGCATCTCCTCAGGCAACGTCGTTCACATCAGAGAGGGGGTCCTTCGTTCGTACTGGACCCGGTCCGGCAGTGGCTTGTACGGCACCACCGCGATGATGGTGGACACAGGAAGGGTCTGGTATGGGACCTACGGCGGTGGACTCTACCTCATCGCCGGGGATTCCGTGATCGACGTCAATGCCGTGTGTCCGGGATTCGGCCCCCGCATCCTTGCCATTCACGAAGACCGTCTGGGATACCTCTGGATCAACGCCGAACGGGAATTGCAGCGCGTCCGCAAAGCGGATCTGCTTGCAGCAGTTGCGGGTAACGGCCGGCACGTCGTCATCGACTCGTTCGATCATCGGGACGGGCTCCGGGATATTGAATTCAACATGGCATCGGAGCACTCCGCGCAGCAATTGCCCGATGGCCGCATTCTCTACGCATCCACGAGTGGCGTCGTGGCCGTGAACCCCGCCGCGGTCTCCCGTCCGACCACCCCGCCACCCGTGGTGATCGAACACGTCATTGCGGATGATATCCCGTATGATGCCGGCGAGCACATTGTCCTGCCCGCAGGGACGTACCGTATCCAGATCGACTTTTCGGCGTTGCGCTTCCAGACGCCCGGGCGTGTCATGTTCAGGTACCGGCTGGTGGGGATCGACAAGGACTGGATCTCCAGGCCGGGGAGTCAGAGCGTTGCAACATATACCAACGCCGGCCCCGGCGAACTCGTGTTCAACCTCGCGGCATCCGTGAATGGCGGACCCTGGACAGATCCTCCCGCGGTCATGCGGATCACGGTCGGCCACTTTTTCTACGAAGAACCGGGGCTTCAGGCCGTGGGAGTGTTGGCACTGATGAGTGCGGTGATCGGCGCATTCCTCTGGCGGACGCGGCGGGTGCGGGAGAGGAACCGGCAGTTGGAAGAGGAGGTCCAGCGACGGATCGAAGCGGAATCGCGCATCCAGTCTTCTCTCGACGAGAAGACCGTGATGCTCAAGGAGATCCATCACCGTGTGAAGAACAATCTGCAGATCGTCTCGAGCCTGTTCTCCCTGCAGCTCGGGAATTCCCGCGATCCGATGGTCCTCGAGATGTTGAAGGAGAGCCAGACACGCATCCGCTCGATGGCCCTGGTCCATGAAGCGCTCTACCGCAGCAACAATCTCGCGGCCATCGACTTCCGCGAATACGTCCAGGCACTGGCCGCCCAGATCGCGCACACCCACCACCGGAAGAACATCGGACTCCGCTTCCTCGGCGAGTCCATCACCCTCTCCCTCGACCAGGCCATCCCGGCGGGCCTGATCATGAACGAGGCACTGTCCAACGCATACAAGCACGCCTTCCCGAACGGTGAACAGGGAACGATCACGGTGGAGTCGCGGAGCGAGAACGGAACCCATGCGGAGCTTGCGGTGAGCGATACCGGCCCGGGTCTTCCTGAGGGGTTCGATCCGGCGACGGTCTCATCGCTGGGCTTCCATCTCATCCTCGCCCTCACGGAGCAGCTCAGCGGCACGTTGACGGTCGACGGGAAGCCGGGGACAACGATACGGATCCGATTCCCGGTCGAGTGAAACCGGCCCGCGGGTCACCCGAAAGAATGGAAAAGGGAAGAAAGAGACCCTCGCTCCTTCTTCCCTTCAGTCATGCCCTCTGACTGCGCCCACTAGGGCATCGTGGGCCTCAGGTCGATCTCGCTGAACATCGCCCTCCCCTCCGCCGTAACAGCAAAGAGCACGGCTGCAGCCACATCCGCGGGTTGCGGAATGTTCGCCCCCTTCTTTCCCGATGTTGAGAATCCGGTCTCGACCGAACCCGGACAGATCGTGATCGTGCGGATATTGTACTCGCGGACCTCCAGCATCATCGAACCGGCGAAGCCGCGCAGCGCCCATTTCGTGGCGCAATAGCCGGCGCCATTCTTCATCGCATTCTTTCCCGCCAGCGAAGCGATATGCACGATGTCGCCGCCACCGGCCTTCCGCATATGGGGGACCGCCGCTTTGCTCATAAGGAACACGCCACGCATGTTCGTGGCCCACATCCCGTCGAACTCCGCCACGGTCATGTCGATGACAGGCTTGAATACTCCCCAGCCAGCGTTGTTGACCAGGATGTCCAGCCCGCCCTCGGTGCGGATCACATCGTCGACCAAACGCTCGACATCCGCCTCCTTGCTCACGTCCGCCTGCAATCCGCGCACATGGAGGCCGGCCGCACGCATCCCTACCGTCACCTCCCGGATCACTTCCTGATCGCGCGCCGCGAGAATGACGTGGGCCCCTTCGCGGGCCAACGCCTCGCCGATCCCCCGCCCGATCCCTTTGCTGCCACCGGTCACGATGGCAACCTTGCCTTCGAGCCGTTTCATGCGCTCAGTTTGCTTTCGATAAGGTGCAGGAACTCTCCGCGTGTCTTCACATCCTCACGGAACACGCCGAGCATCGCGCTGGTGGTGGCCAGCGAATTCTGCTTTTCCACGCCCCGCATCATCATGCACATGTGGCGGGCTTCGACCACGACGCCAACGCCTTCAGGGTTGAGAGCTTCGTAGATCGTCTCGGCGATCTGCTGCGTCAGCCGCTCCTGCACCTGCAGGCGCCGGCTGAACACTTCAACGATCCGCGGGATCTTGCTGAGTCCGACGATCTTCCCGTTCGGAATGTAGGCCACATGCGCCCGGCCAAAGAACGGCAGCATGTGATGCTCGCACATGCTGAAGAAGTCGATGTCCTTCACGATGACCATCTCGCTGTACTTCTCATTGAAGATGGCATCATTCAGGACCTTGCTGATATCCTCCCGGTACCCCTTCGTCAGGAACTCATAGGCTTTCGCCACCCGGTGCGGGGTCCGCAGCAGCCCTTCACGCTGCGGGTCCTCACCGATGTTCTTCAGCAACTTCTCGATCACCTGTTCCATCTCGCCACGATCCATGGCAGCAGTGTTCTTGTCCACTTATTCTCCGCGGTATTCTACCAGATTGTTCTCGGATTCATAGAGCTTGATGGAGTACAGGGTGCCGAACGGGATCTTCGGCGCCAGGACCTTCCAGAACGCCATGGCCATGTTCTCCGCGGTGGGGATGATCCCGGTCAGGAAAGGCACATCGACGTTGAGATGCTTGTGGTCGACGAGTTCGATCAGCTCGCGGTCCACGATCTCTGCCAGCACCTTCAGGTCGATCACCATGCCCGTCTCCGCCGGCGGCATCCCCGCGACGGTGACCTCGATGTTGTAATTGTGTCCGTGACCGCTCGGATTGTTGCACTTGCCGAACACCTTGTAATTCTCCTCCATCGACCAGGAAGGGTTATACAACCGGTGCGCGGCTGCGAAGTGGGCTTTGCGGGTGACGTAGACCATAGGAATGACCAGTTCAGAATTCAGAATGACGAATGACAGCATGATGCCAGATCCCTGGCGGGGTTATTCAGCCAGGGCAGCAAGGACTTCTTCCACGTGGCCGTCGACTTTGACCTTCCGGAAGACGTGGGTGATCTTCCCTTTCCCATCGATGATGAACGTCGTGCGTTCCACGCCCATGTACTTCCGCCCGTACATACTTTTCTCTTTCCACACCCCGTAGGCACCCAGCATCTTCTTCGACTCGTCGCTGACCAGGGGGAACGACAGGTCGTACTTCCCGGCGAACTTCGCATGGGAGGCAGCGCTATCCGGGCTCACGCCCACGACCACCGCACCCTTCTTCTTGATCTTCGCCAGCGTGTCGTTGAACGCGCACGCTTCCTTCGTACAGCCAGAGGTGTTGTCCTTCGGGTAGAAATACAGGACGACCGTCTTTCCCTTCAGGTCGGCCAGCGCGAGCTTCCCCCCGTCCCCGGTGGGAAGCTCAAATGCCGGAGCTGCGTCTCCGGCCTTGAGTTCTTTCATCTTTGTTCTCGTGGTTCTTCGTTCCGTTCAGATATCAGTTCTTGTCCTTCTGCCATCGGCTTTATTTCAGCGCTGCTTTCACTTCTTCATACGGGGGCTCGGTGGCCGGCGTATCCGTCATCCACACGTACGTCACGACGCCCTGGCCATCGAGGATGTACACGGCGCGCTTCGATGCCGTGTACCCCTGCACTCCGGCGAAATCCGCGTAGAGACCGGCGTACGCCTTGCTTGTCTCACGGGAGTAATCGCTCAGCAACGGGAATGCCAGTTTGTTCGCATCCGAGAACGCCTTGTTGGCGAACGGTGAATCCACACTTATACCGAGGACCTGAGCATCGACCGCATTGAATGCCGCCATCGCATCACGCAATGCACACATCTCCTTCGTGCAGGCGCCGGTGAACGCACCGGGGTAGAATACCAGCACGACCTTCTTGCCGGCGAACTCCGCGAGCGAACGGGGCTTGCGGTCGGTATCGAACAGGGTGAACGCCGGTGCTTTTGAACCTACGGTAACAGACATGGGTTTGCCCTCGTGTGTGGGTTGTGATGAGGAAATGGTCGTATCGCCGAACAGCAAGAACACGAAGGACAGCATCGCGGCAACCGAAGGCCGGTACCGACGTCCTTCATGCAGCATGGTCGGTCCGCTCATAACTCCATCCGTATGGTCAGTGATCCGTAATGGTCCCTGGAATCCGCCCAGCCTGCCGGCAAGGAACCGTCCAGCGTGAAGAAGTGCAGCCCATACGGAAATCGGACTGACTCGAACCTGTACAACCCCTCGATCCAGAGGCCATTCATCGGCTCCCACACTGCCTCAACGTCGGTTCTCAGTGTCTTCTGGAGGGTCCCCGCAAGAAACACCTTACGCTCGGGGTCCTCATTGCGGTGCGGGATCAGAGGATCCGCCCCGAAATTCCGATCCAGCTCGCCCGTCCAGGGGTTGACATAGTTCAAGCCTTGCCGCCCCAATAGAACACTCCCTCTGATGCTGAGGTTCCACCGTGGCACAA contains the following coding sequences:
- a CDS encoding 6-carboxytetrahydropterin synthase; this encodes MVYVTRKAHFAAAHRLYNPSWSMEENYKVFGKCNNPSGHGHNYNIEVTVAGMPPAETGMVIDLKVLAEIVDRELIELVDHKHLNVDVPFLTGIIPTAENMAMAFWKVLAPKIPFGTLYSIKLYESENNLVEYRGE
- the folE gene encoding GTP cyclohydrolase I FolE is translated as MDRGEMEQVIEKLLKNIGEDPQREGLLRTPHRVAKAYEFLTKGYREDISKVLNDAIFNEKYSEMVIVKDIDFFSMCEHHMLPFFGRAHVAYIPNGKIVGLSKIPRIVEVFSRRLQVQERLTQQIAETIYEALNPEGVGVVVEARHMCMMMRGVEKQNSLATTSAMLGVFREDVKTRGEFLHLIESKLSA
- a CDS encoding redoxin domain-containing protein, with amino-acid sequence MSVTVGSKAPAFTLFDTDRKPRSLAEFAGKKVVLVFYPGAFTGACTKEMCALRDAMAAFNAVDAQVLGISVDSPFANKAFSDANKLAFPLLSDYSRETSKAYAGLYADFAGVQGYTASKRAVYILDGQGVVTYVWMTDTPATEPPYEEVKAALK
- the bcp gene encoding thioredoxin-dependent thiol peroxidase translates to MKELKAGDAAPAFELPTGDGGKLALADLKGKTVVLYFYPKDNTSGCTKEACAFNDTLAKIKKKGAVVVGVSPDSAASHAKFAGKYDLSFPLVSDESKKMLGAYGVWKEKSMYGRKYMGVERTTFIIDGKGKITHVFRKVKVDGHVEEVLAALAE
- a CDS encoding SDR family NAD(P)-dependent oxidoreductase, producing MKRLEGKVAIVTGGSKGIGRGIGEALAREGAHVILAARDQEVIREVTVGMRAAGLHVRGLQADVSKEADVERLVDDVIRTEGGLDILVNNAGWGVFKPVIDMTVAEFDGMWATNMRGVFLMSKAAVPHMRKAGGGDIVHIASLAGKNAMKNGAGYCATKWALRGFAGSMMLEVREYNIRTITICPGSVETGFSTSGKKGANIPQPADVAAAVLFAVTAEGRAMFSEIDLRPTMP